The Parashewanella tropica genome window below encodes:
- a CDS encoding DUF4282 domain-containing protein, translating to MREIFFFDTMLTPKIITFVYWLMLFGTLISSLGIMFTKYGGGFWYGLGVLIAGVIGTRIWCELLIVLFKIHENLNKIANKSE from the coding sequence ATGAGAGAGATATTCTTTTTTGATACAATGTTAACCCCTAAGATCATCACGTTTGTGTATTGGTTGATGTTATTTGGAACTTTGATATCAAGTTTAGGCATTATGTTTACTAAATACGGTGGTGGTTTCTGGTATGGTTTAGGTGTTTTGATTGCAGGGGTTATTGGCACCAGAATTTGGTGTGAATTATTGATTGTTTTGTTCAAAATCCATGAAAATTTAAACAAAATAGCTAATAAATCTGAATAA